The genomic DNA TACTCCGTCTCAATCCCGATCATGTGGGTCTATTGTACCTTGGGTTGATTCGCACGCCACTGACCGTTCGGGGAGTTTTGGAGTGCCCGTGGATTGCCATCTAGATCGCCCCGGTTAGAGCGGGGCGTCAACGAGCCTCGTGCCTCGGCTAGGAAGGGCTTCGCCCATCAGAGAGTCCTATGGCCGAAGGCCTTTGCGGCGGAACGCCCGTTGACGCCTCCCTCCAACGGGGGCGATCTCCCGAGCGATCCAAACCGGGTACACTCTAGCGGTATGGCTACGATTCTTGGCATTGACTTAGGCACGACCAACTCGCTGGTCGCGGTGGTTAAAGACGGCGTCCCGCAGGTTCTGGGCGGGCTGGTTCCCTCCGTGGTGTACTTCCCCGAAGACGGCGCGACGCCGCTCGTGGGCACCGACGCGCTTCCCTACCTGACGTCGCACCCAAACCGCACGATCTACTCGGCCAAGCGGCTCATGGGCAAGGGGCACGGCGATGCCGATGCGCTCCGGGGTGGGCTTCCCTATCTCCTCACCGGCGACTGCCAGATCGCGCTGGGCGAGCGGCTGGTCAGCGCCCCCGAGGTCGCGGCCTGGGTGCTCCGCGCCCTCAAGCAGCGCGCCGAGGCCACGCTTGGGGAGGCGGTGAGCAAGACCGTGATCACGGTTCCCGCCTACTTCAACGACTCCCAGCGCCAGGCCACCAAGGACGCCGGCGAGCTGGCGGGGCTAGAGGTCATCCGTATTGTCAACGAGCCCACCGCGGCGAGCCTTGCCTACGGCCTGCAGAACACCAAAACGGCGACTATCGCGGTCTATGATCTGGGCGGCGGGACCTTCGATATCTCGATCCTGCGCCTAGAAGATGGCCTGTTTGAAGTCTTAGCCACGGGCGGCGACACCCGCCTGGGCGGCGATGACTTCGACGATGCCTTGGTCGCGTGGCTCAAGCGACGCGCAAGCCTCCAGCACACCGAGCCCGCCACGGTTCGACTGGCAGCGGAGCGGGCCAAGCGGGAGCTGAGCTCCAAGACTGTCACCGACTTCTTTGGGATCGCCCTCACCCGCGAGGACTTTGAGGAGGCAATCGCCCCCCTGATCGAGCGGACACTGGCCGCCTGCCGCCAGTGCCTCACCGATGCGGGCCTCAGCGCCAGCGAGATCGCCGAGGTCGTGCTGGTCGGAGGCTCCACTCGTGTCCCCGCCGTGCAAGCTGCGGTGGGGAAGCTCTTTGGGCGGACACCACACACGCACCTCAACCCCGACGAAGTGGTCGCGCTGGGGGCTGCACTCCAGGCCGATATCCTCTCCGGCAACCGCGACGACCTCCTCCTGCTCGATGTCACCCCGCTCTCGCTGGGGATCGAGACCATGGGCGGGGCGGTCGAGAAGCTGATCTTCCGCAACTCCAAGATCCCCAGCACGGCCAAGGAGGAGTTCACCACGAGCGTGGACGGCCAGACTAAAGTCCTCCTCCACGTGGTCCAGGGCGAGCGCGAGCTGGCCGCCGACAACCGCTCACTGGCGCGTATCGAGCTGACGGGAGTGCCGCCGCTGCCCGCGGGAGTCCCCAAGATTGAGGTGCAGTTCCTGCTCGACGCCAATGGAATCCTGCAAGTGAGCGCAAAAGAGCTGCGCTCGGGAGTCGCCACGGAGGTGCGGATCAAGCCCACCTACGGCCTCGACCAAGCGCAGGTCAAGCAGCGGGTCCGCGACTCGTTTTTGCACGCCGACGAAGACTTCGCCGCGCGGATGGTCGCCGATATGCGCACCGAGGCCCAGTCTGCGATTCTCGGCGCACAGAAGCTCCTGCCCGGCTACGAAGGCGACGATAAACCCGCGATCGAGGCAGCCCTCGCCGAGCTGATCGCCGCCAAAGAATCCGGCACAGACCACAATCTCATCCGGGAGAAGATCGAAGCCCTCGACAAGATCGGGGAGAACCTCGCCGCCAGCGCCATGAGTGGGGTCGCCAACAGCCTCATCGCCGGAAAAACCCTCGCCGAGGCCGCGGAGTACCTTGAGGAGCGCAAGAAGGAGCAGCCCTAAGCCATGGAACTCCCGCAACTCTTCGCCTACGCCGCAAGCTGCCGCGCGGCCCTCGCTCCGGTTCTTCGCGCCCACCACGAGCTGCTCCATCGGGAGTTTGTGACCACGTCGCGCTTCAACACGATTGCCAAGCTCTTGGCGCACAGCACCGCCGCCGAGGAGCGCTGGCACGCACGGCTGGATGGTCGGCCTTTTCCGCCGTCGTATGAGGAGCGCGCCCCGAGTGAGCTAGAGAGGCTCCTCACCGATGCTGAGGCGCTCCGCACGGAGACGCTCGCCCGGCTCGCCACCGACGAGCTGGCGCGAACCATCACAATCTCCCTCGCGGACGGCAAGCGCCTCGACCTCACCGCGCACGATATCTTTTTTCATATCTACAGCCACGAGCAGTGGCACCGCGCCCAGCTCTACACGGCCCTCCAGAGCTTTGGGGTCGAGCCCCCCAACCTCGACTACGTGCTGCTAAAGCCATGACCATCCCCTTTGATTTCTTTGTCCTTGCGGCGGTCGCGGCGGAGCTTCGGGCGGCGCTGGTCGGGGGGCGGGTGCAGAAGGTGCAGCAGCCAAGTGCCAATGAGGTTATTCTCTCCACTTTCTCCAAGGCGGCGGGCGGGCGGCGCTTGCTCCTCTCCGTTGATCCCCACGCGGCGCGGGTGCACTTCACGCAGGTCAAGCGCGACAACCCGACCCAGCCGCCAGGGTTCTGCCAGATCGCGCGCAAGTACCTAGAGGGCGCCTGGATCGAGGCCGTGGAGCTACCGTTTCCAGACCGCGTTCTGCACCTGGTCTGCCGGAGCGTCGAGGGCGAGCGCGTCACCCTGATCTGCGAGCTGATGGGCCGCAACTCCAATCTCGTGCTGGTGAGCGGTGCCAACACCGTGCGCGGCGTCTTGCGCCATGGCGGCGAGCGCGAGATGCACCACGGTGCGGTCTATAAATCCCCCCCCGGAATCTCCACCGACGCGCCCTTCCTCTCCAAGTTCGCCGAGACCGAGGCTGCCTTGCGACCGGAAGGCGAGCTGCTCCAGCGGGTAGCCCTTGGGGAGTTTGCACCGCACTCGATCCAGGGCGATGATGGCCATACGCTCGGGATCTGGGCGTTTGAGACCAAGAGCGTGATCGGCTTTCCGCGCGAGAGCATCTCGGTTGCGCTGGACACGTTCTGGGCCACCAAGCTCACGGAGAGAGCCGAAGACAGCGCCGAGGCCGCCGCGGAGCGTGCCCGCCTCCAGGCCCTTGCCCGTGTGGAAAAGCAGCTCGCCGAGCTCGAGAAGACCTTCGCCGAGGCCGCCCTCGCCGACCAGCACGAAG from Armatimonas rosea includes the following:
- the hscA gene encoding Fe-S protein assembly chaperone HscA; the protein is MATILGIDLGTTNSLVAVVKDGVPQVLGGLVPSVVYFPEDGATPLVGTDALPYLTSHPNRTIYSAKRLMGKGHGDADALRGGLPYLLTGDCQIALGERLVSAPEVAAWVLRALKQRAEATLGEAVSKTVITVPAYFNDSQRQATKDAGELAGLEVIRIVNEPTAASLAYGLQNTKTATIAVYDLGGGTFDISILRLEDGLFEVLATGGDTRLGGDDFDDALVAWLKRRASLQHTEPATVRLAAERAKRELSSKTVTDFFGIALTREDFEEAIAPLIERTLAACRQCLTDAGLSASEIAEVVLVGGSTRVPAVQAAVGKLFGRTPHTHLNPDEVVALGAALQADILSGNRDDLLLLDVTPLSLGIETMGGAVEKLIFRNSKIPSTAKEEFTTSVDGQTKVLLHVVQGERELAADNRSLARIELTGVPPLPAGVPKIEVQFLLDANGILQVSAKELRSGVATEVRIKPTYGLDQAQVKQRVRDSFLHADEDFAARMVADMRTEAQSAILGAQKLLPGYEGDDKPAIEAALAELIAAKESGTDHNLIREKIEALDKIGENLAASAMSGVANSLIAGKTLAEAAEYLEERKKEQP
- a CDS encoding Rqc2 family fibronectin-binding protein, which translates into the protein MTIPFDFFVLAAVAAELRAALVGGRVQKVQQPSANEVILSTFSKAAGGRRLLLSVDPHAARVHFTQVKRDNPTQPPGFCQIARKYLEGAWIEAVELPFPDRVLHLVCRSVEGERVTLICELMGRNSNLVLVSGANTVRGVLRHGGEREMHHGAVYKSPPGISTDAPFLSKFAETEAALRPEGELLQRVALGEFAPHSIQGDDGHTLGIWAFETKSVIGFPRESISVALDTFWATKLTERAEDSAEAAAERARLQALARVEKQLAELEKTFAEAALADQHEEAGNLLLAHLAQIPRGAESTTVEDFYNDSAPRTITLDPKKSPHENAQGWFDRARKARDAAEYATRRKAELEAEQAALQSGPLAPTSGGNSRNTPQSSPMHGGQGAKKFDGHKIRTLTLDGEWTLYIGENATSNDYLLTKVAGPKDLWFHIRGVAGAHGVLRTNGHPERVPDPILRRAAGLVAARSGEKHAGLVPVDYTERRYVRKPRGAKPGQAVYTVAKTMDVEPATP
- a CDS encoding DinB family protein, coding for MELPQLFAYAASCRAALAPVLRAHHELLHREFVTTSRFNTIAKLLAHSTAAEERWHARLDGRPFPPSYEERAPSELERLLTDAEALRTETLARLATDELARTITISLADGKRLDLTAHDIFFHIYSHEQWHRAQLYTALQSFGVEPPNLDYVLLKP